Genomic segment of Iocasia fonsfrigidae:
GCATATTATATTTAATAAGGTCTTTCAACTCACTCTTCCTAATCTTACCCATACTTGCCAACAGTTCTTCTTCACTCATACCATCTACCTCTCTCTGCAATACCTCTGACATTTCTTTTCTTAATTCTATTGGCGGTAATTTCACTGTTTCTCCATCTATAACTTCTTTTACCCTCTCACTACAATTTATCTTCTGTCTGTATTCCCTGTAACCAGTTGCTAAGACCCTTTCATCTATGAAGATAACCCCTAACTCAAGGTACTTAAATAAGCCTTCCTGTTTTAAATACTGGACAAAGTCAAAGATCTGCTTCCTCCTCTCTTCTTTTTCATTGTCTATTCTATCGAAGATATAGATATATAATTCTATTTCTAATCTGTTATTTTTAGGGTCATTTATTACTCTTTTTCTAGCCACTCTAAAATCTGATTCTTTATATCCTAAAAATGCATCTACTCCATTACTATTTTTATCTCTTTTTCTATATTCTTTTACTATTAAATCATCCCGTCCCCATACTTTTAGTTCACTATCTACCTTTAAAAGCACCCTATCACCAAATATTTCTTTAACTTTAGGCATTAAATATTTTTCTCCTGTTAAATTCATTTTTACATAACTATAACTATCTCCAGGTTCATCTAATCTACCAAATGATAGTTTGTCAACACTTGCACTACCGTAATAATACGAATCTCCTTCTTTATTTGTCCCAATTATTGACTTCGGATATATCCTTGCTACATATTCTGTTATTCCATCATCATTCCTCGTCCCTATCCTGTCTACTATAAATTCCTCTCCATACTTTTGATAAAGATAATCTTTTATTTTAGCCCTAACAGCCTCTTCATTATGACTGCCAATTTTACAGGCAGTAAGTGAAAAAATCAGTAAGGGGGTTAGTAATAATAGGACTATTTTTTTTAGCTTTTTTTCCATTTAAAAACACCTCTTCTCCTTATTGAAAAATCTTGCGTGTGAATTATTTAAATTAAATCACTCTTTAAATTCATGGCATTGATAGATTGTAATAATTATTTATAAGCGAAGTCAAGAAACGCCAGACCTCGCTTTATCCCAAGCAAAGGCATCATTGAGCGTTAAATAATTATTACAATCTATCACTTCTACCTCATATATTCTTTTCGTCTTTCTCTTTATATTTCATTATCCTGACCCCTAAAAAAGTATAGCCAGACTTTTATCAATAAATTATTATATCTTCTAAAATCTAGAAAAAAGGGGATAAATAATTAAATTTATCCCCCCTGTGCAATTACTTATTCAGCTGCATAACCACCATCAATAGTAACAAGTTCGTTCCTATCTTTCTTCTGTCTCAGCACTAATTCAAATTTCCCAGTACCTTCAGTGTGATCAAATTCTTCAGTATAATCAACAACGAATGCATTTGGGAAGTAAACTTTCCTGATCACCTGATCAGCGGCTATGATCTCCAGAGTGGCTTTTCGATATGCATCTGCTTTCTCAGCCTTAACCAGTGACCAGATCGCAAGTTTTCTAGTATCATCAGCCTCTTCTCCATCTACAGCAGTTATAATTTTACCTTTAATAATTACAGAAGAACCAATATCTGATGCCCTGGCATTTGAATCATCTGGTGTATCTGATTCATAAGTTACCGCCATGATATTATCTGACCCCAACTGAATTGTTTCATCTGCGCTTTCGATAATTAATCTAGAACTCATAGTATTCACCTCCTTTATTTAATATTTATTTATATTAATACAATAGTCATATTGTACTAATATCATTATTAAAATACTTATGTAATATATCCTAAAGGATGTAAACTTTTTTATTTGAAAATATCAATTTATCCTACAGCAGTAGTACTCTTAGTAATATTAACCTCAAGATTTTTAATATTACCGTTAAATACAATATTTAAATGGCAGACATTATTATCCAAATCAATCTCATAAGAAATATCATCCCCAGTCTGTAAAACAGAATTTACAAACCCTTTATTATTAATCCAGATACTCTTTTGACTATTAGGATTATTACTAAAAAACCTTATAATCTTATCTTGTTTAAAATCACTTGTCTGGAATCTCAAAATTCTTTCTATATATGTACTAACTAAGGTCTTATATATTGAGTCAAAGCCATCATCTGTAATCGCCATACTCCTTGCCTTATAAACAGTGATTCTATTTATTGTCATTCCATTCATCTGTGCATTTTCAGAGGAAAATACAAAACCAAAATTATTCTTATTAATTGTATTTTTAATCTTATTTGTAAATCCAGTAATTTCTTTGGCTAGTGTTGTAGGTATCTTAAGGGCATTATCACCACTTTCAATGTCAAATCTAATACCTGGGAACATATTAGTAACATTTTTGAAATTTTTATCAAGATAATCTGGGCATTGATAAGCTGCTACAGTTCCTGCTGCAACATATGAAGCATCAATATAAACCCCCTTAAGCCATAATTTCAAGATATCTTCCCTTTGTTGAGATAAGGCCACACCACCATCTTTACTTTTTACCATTTTCTTATCCAAAATAACACCTGATTTATCTTCAGGTATGACACTAAAATTCGGTAAACATGGTATTGCAAACTCACTATAATTTTGCCTTAATAATACCTCTGTCTTATTTAAGTACTTGTCCATTCCCTTAGTTGCTATATCATTAAATGTCGTTGCCTCATTAGCCTGGAAGTTAAAGAATATTTGAATCTTATATTTCATTGCTAAGTCTAAAATAGCAGTTAACGATTCCAGAGTATTACCAGGTGGCATATCATCTTTATCTGTTCCTTTAAATCTCTCTCTCCTGGTTTCAATACGATCAACTGAATCCATCTCGACAGCAGGGAAAATACCAAACCAAATAGTATTTTCAAAGCTATTCTTTCCATTTACTGTATTTAAATAAGTATCAATTCGTGGTTTATTATTTGTCTTTACCATCATGTCCACTTTACAATTAGTCACTAATAAGGTAGGGCGCATACCATTATCATCTGTTTGATACTGGTCAAAAAACATCTTTACGCCTAATATTTTTTCTATTAAGGGTTTTGCTGTCTGTACAAAATTATCCTTAGATTGTTTATAAAACTCCAGATAATTATTATAATTAGCTATTTCCCTTTCAACATCAACATTACTATCAGTAACAGCAATCGGAGCAAAAGTCCTTGTTACTAAGTCCTTTACATAGGGTGTCGGATTTTCTGTAATTTCCTCATAATCTTCCTCAAAAATCTCAACTAAAGCTGCACTCCTTTCTTCATCTACTGAAACAGGCAGTGCTTCTTGTTCTTCTTTGGAAATTTCCACTATTTTTAATTCGCCTTCATCCCCCATTGTTAACATACCAATTTGAACTTCTTCAGCCTCGGCTTCGTCCTGACTCTCCCCGAGCAAAAGTCTTGTTTTTACATCTTCAATTGCTAATGGCAGCATCCCTAGAACATTATTATAATTACGGCTGGCTTCTTCAAATTTTACATTTAGTTTGTCACCTAGTTTTAATTTCTTGGGGTCTTCCTCTTCCAATTTCTCATATTTTTCATATAAATAATTTATTTCCTTTCTAACCTGTTTTATATCTTCCATCACTTTTTTAGGGGAAATCATATCAAGTACATTTTCAAACTTAAAATCAACATTTCTCCTGCCCTGATTTTTTTTTGTATCAATTAATGTAAATAACATTTTTAAGAAATCGTTATTCTGATCTAAACGGATTTCAGATACATTATTTTCTGGTACACCTTCAGGTCTTTCCAGTGTATAGATAATTCTTTGACTTGCAGCATTATAATATGAATAAATTGTAGGAGTAAACTTATCTAAAAAATCCTGAAAATCCCTGATTAATAGATGTTCGTTAATCTCTTTTATTTTTTCATCATCAAGACTTTCTACTCCTTTCACATTACCAATTAAGGTTATTAAATCTAATTTCTCCGGATTCACCTCCTCAAGAAGTACAGTTCTGTTTGTTTGCCTAATTATTTCCATTCTCACATTTCACCTTCCCTCAAAAACCCCCATTTAAATTTAATTTTTTCTAAACATAGTTGTTTAGATGCATAGATTTACATTTCTTAATATTATATACTATTTTTTATTGGAAAAAAATACTTTTTATGCAATTTCCAAAAAATAGTACTTATTTACTACTGCTAACTAATAGATTTTTTTGTAAATAATATCTAATTTTGTCGAAAAACTCTTTTTCTAACTCATCAGTAATATAATAATATATTTTTTCATAACGATTTTTGTAATCCTAATGTATAACTAAAACAGTTATAATAAAAAAACATGAATATCTAGCCAAACTAGATGCCCATGTCTTGAAAAGCAAAATCTTAAAAGGAAAGGTATTTGCTTATATGAGCATCACCGGTCCATCACCCCGTTTTCCGGATAATAAAATAGAGGAGTATTCCAGATTATTAATGGAGGTAACCAATAAAATATCCAGGCAATTAGGCTGGCCTGGATAAGCTTATTTTTTAATAAATAATATAAAGAAAGGAAAAGAACCTCCATAATAAAGAAGGCTCTTTTCCTATCTACTTTAATACTATTCACCATAAAAAGACTTCTTATAGAGCTCTTTCATGTCTTCAATAGTCGGTTGCTCAGGATTGGTAAGTGTACAAGGGTCTTCCAGGGCATTTTGTGACATTCTATCTAAAACAGCTTCAAAATCATCAGCTGTAAAGTCCATCCAGTCAATATCATTAAAACTGGCAGGTATATTGACCTTTTTGTTTAATTCCCGGATAGCATCAGCTAGACTATCAATACCTAAAAACCTTTCTACATATTCAAATTTCTCCCTGGCAGCCTCATAGTTAAATTCAATTACATATGGTAGTAATATTGCATTTGCCAATCCATGTGTAATATGGAGTTCCCCACCAATCTTATGGGCCAAACTATGAATAATCCCTAAAGAGGCATTGGAAAAAGCCATCCCAGCCATAGTAGAGGCATTGTGCATTTTCTCACGAGCAGTCATATCGTTACCGTCTTTAACTGCATCTGCTAAATATTTAAAGACAAGGTCAATGGCCCTTAAAGCCAATGGGTCTGTATAATCACTGGCATTTGTCGATACAAAGGATTCAACTGCATGAGCCATTACATCCATCCCAGTATTAGCAGTTATATGTGAAGGCATTGTTGCTGGTATTTCTGGATCAATAATTGCTATATCAGGAATAATTTCTGGTGATACAATAGGATATTTTATTTTTTTCTTGCTATCAGTAATTACCGAAAAGGCAGTAATCTCCGAGGCAGTTCCACTTGTTGAAGGAATAGCAATAAATTTAGCCTTCTTCCTTAACTCAGGGATTGAACCAACTTCAATTATATCACTAAACTCCAGTTCAGGGTATTCATAAAACGCCCACATTATCTTAGCTGCATCAAGGGCTGAACCCCCACCAATTGCTATTACCCAGTCTGGTTCAAACTCAAGCATTGCTTTTTTCCCTCTTTCCACAGTTTCAACTGAAGGATTAGGTTCTACACCGTCAACAATTATCGATTTTATTCCGGCCTCTTTTAAGTAATCAACAGTTTTATCAAGAAATCCAAATTTTTTCATAGAACTACCGCCTGTTACTAAAACAGCACGACTACCCTTAAGGTCTTTCAAATATGCCAGCGAATCAGCCTCAAATTCAATGTCTGGTGGTATTAAAAAAGATTTCATAACACTATACATCTCCTTTTGTGATTTATTTAACAAAGCAAAGCTTAAAAAATTGTTTGTTAATTTTTTAACAATATAAGTATAGCATATTTATGTCTGTTTTTCAAGAGCAATTTGTAATTTAATGTAGAAAAAATCCCCTTTTAAAAAAGGGGATTATACTATCGTATGGTTAATACTTTTTAATGATTTTCTACTTTGCGGAATGCTGTTGCAGCAGCTCCTGTTTCATCTCCCAGAGAGGTTCAGAAAGGTCAACGAAATACTTATGTGGGTTTTCAAACCTGACTACTGCATCCCACAAAGTTTCTATTTGCTGCTGACAGTAATGCTTTACCTCTGATAGTTCAGGGCATTTATAAACACAGCTGCCTTTATCAAAAATCTTCTTTAAAAGCCTTTTAGCCTTGAAATTTCGGACTGTCTTTCTTTTCCAGGTGTGTTCAGGGTCAAATAATTCATAGGGTTTACTTTCATCTATAATTTCATCATGCATAGTTAAGACATCAGCCATCGCTTTTCCAGTATCTTTATCAAAAAAACGCCAGACCTGTTTAAACCCAGGATTAGTAATCTTGGCTACATTTTCACTCAATTTTATCCTGGGAACTATCCTGCCATTTTCTTCTATAGCAACTAGCTTATAAACACCACCAAAAACCGGTTCAGATTTGGAGGTTATTAAACGTTCACCAACACCAAACTGATCTACCTCTGCACCCTGTAATAATATATCCCTGATAATGTACTCATCCAGAGAATTAGACGCTACAACCTTACAATCTTCAAATCCTGCCTCATCAAGGGCTTTCCTGGCTTCCCTGGAAAGGTAGGTAATATCACCACTATCTATCCTTATTCCTTGCGGCCTAAACCCCTTAGGTACTATTTCTTCATTAAATACCTTGATGGCATTAGGGATACCTGATTTCAATACATTATATGTATCAACAAGTAAAACACAATTATCAGGATAAACCCTGGCATAAGCCCTGAAGGCATCTAATTCAGAGGGAAAAAGTTGAACCCAGCTGTGAGCCATAGTACCAATGGCTGGAATATTAAATTCCCTCTCAGCAATAGTACAGGCTGTACCGACACATCCACCTATATATGCCGCCCTTGCCCCATAGATAGCTCCATCATAACCATGGGCCCTCCTTGAACCAAATTCCATAACAGCTCGCCCCTGGGCAGCCCTTACTATCCTATTAGCTTTGGTAGCAATCAAACTTTGATGATTTATAGTCAGTAAAATCATAGTTTCAACAAACTGGGCCTCAATAACAGGACCTCTGACAGTTACAACCGGTTCATTGGGAAATATTGGAGTCCCTTCTGGAATAGCCCAGACATCACATCTAAACTCAAAATTTTGTAGATATTCCAGGAATTTTTCACTAAATACCCCTTTACTCCTTAAATATTCAATATCCCTTTCATCAAAACTAAGATTTTTAAAATATTGAATTAGCTGCTCAACACCGGTCATAATAGCAAATCCCCCATTATCCGGAACCTTTCTAAAAAACATGTCAAAATAGGCTATTTTATCACCTAAACCATTCTCTAAATATCCATTTGCCATAGTTAATTCATAGAAATCAGTTAGTAGTGTTAAATTTATTTTGTCCACTAATAATGTGCCTCCTCAAAAAGAAAAATCACCATCTCTATATATAACAATCATTGTAGTATATTACTAACATTATAATACTACCTTACTGACTTGTCAAAACAATAACCATTATTTACAAATTAAAAATCCTCTGAATTTCTTTTACCTTTGAACGGCTAACAACTACCTCTGTCTCCCTCTTATCATTCATTACCACCTGATAATTTCCCTTAAACCAAGGGATAATCTCCTTAACTTTATTTAAATTAATTATATAGCTGCGATGTATCCTTAAAAACTTATGCCTCTGTAGCTTTTCAGCCAATTCACAGAGTGTTGCCGAGACTTCATACTCTTCATCAACAGTTTTAGCATATATCCTGGAACTTTTGGAGTGTAATAAAACAATATCATCATATTTTACTAATTTCAGATGTCCGCGCTTACCCTGTACAGCCAGCTTATTAATTCCTGTATTTTCCCTTTTTTGTTCAGTACCTGCTATCTTATCAATTAAAACCTCTAACTTATCTTTCATTTTCTTATTATAAATTGTTTTTTTAACCTTTTTAATGATTTCACTCAATCTATCTTCTTCATATGGTTTAAGCAAATAATCGACCGCATTAACTGCAAAGGCTTCTACTGCATACTGGTCATAGGCTGTCACAAAGACTATCACAGGCTCAAACTTAGTATCCTTTATCTCCCTGGCCACCTCCATCCCGGTTTTCCCAGGCATTTGAATATCTAAGAATACTAAGTCTGGCTCTGCCTTTTTTATATATTCCAGGGCTTCAAGACCATTTTCGGCCTGATAAAGCAGCTCAACTTCATTGATATTCTCCAGCAAAAAAGCCAGTTCGTTTCGTGCTGGATATTCGTCATCAGCAATAATTGTCCTGATCTTAGTCATAAATAACCCCTTCCATCTAGTAGTTAATGAGTCTGTTCGAAAAGTACCAGTATATATCGCTGGGGATTATACATCCCTTCACTCAACTAACACCACAGGCACTCCGTATTTAAACAAACCATACTAGAACAGTTTAAGGTTGTACCTTAACTTCCTTCAGAGAATATAATCCCCTATTTATATCTTTTCGAACATACACTTAATATTAATTGACTTTTAAAGGAAGTTTAATCTTAACTATAGTCCCCTGTCCTACTTGACTATCAATATCTATACCATATTCTGTACCGCAGATTTTCTGAATTCTTTGATTGGCATTACTTATACCAATACCACAGTCCTGTCCATAACCAGGCTGTAGAATATTTTTAATATATTCTGCTGGAATACCAGCGCCATTATCTTGAACATAAATCAATAAGTTGTGTTCTGCTCTTTCAGCTGTCATAGTTATCTTACCTAGATCAGTTTTATTAGCAAACCCATGCTTGATGGCATTCTCCACCACAGGCTGCAAAACAAAAGGAGGCATCTGACAATTTAATAATTCATCTGCAATTTCTATTTCTATCTCCAGCTTTGAACCAAAACGAGCCTTTTCTATTTCAATATAATAAGAAGTAGATCGTAACTCTTCCTGAAGGGTTACTGACCCCTTATTTTCTTTTAATGTCTGCCGGAAAAACTTAGCCAGTTTTATTAAAAGACCCCTGGCTGCTTGAGGATTGGTCCTACAAAATGAGCTT
This window contains:
- a CDS encoding membrane-associated protease 1 → MSSRLIIESADETIQLGSDNIMAVTYESDTPDDSNARASDIGSSVIIKGKIITAVDGEEADDTRKLAIWSLVKAEKADAYRKATLEIIAADQVIRKVYFPNAFVVDYTEEFDHTEGTGKFELVLRQKKDRNELVTIDGGYAAE
- a CDS encoding LytR/AlgR family response regulator transcription factor, producing the protein MTKIRTIIADDEYPARNELAFLLENINEVELLYQAENGLEALEYIKKAEPDLVFLDIQMPGKTGMEVAREIKDTKFEPVIVFVTAYDQYAVEAFAVNAVDYLLKPYEEDRLSEIIKKVKKTIYNKKMKDKLEVLIDKIAGTEQKRENTGINKLAVQGKRGHLKLVKYDDIVLLHSKSSRIYAKTVDEEYEVSATLCELAEKLQRHKFLRIHRSYIINLNKVKEIIPWFKGNYQVVMNDKRETEVVVSRSKVKEIQRIFNL
- a CDS encoding iron-containing alcohol dehydrogenase, with protein sequence MKSFLIPPDIEFEADSLAYLKDLKGSRAVLVTGGSSMKKFGFLDKTVDYLKEAGIKSIIVDGVEPNPSVETVERGKKAMLEFEPDWVIAIGGGSALDAAKIMWAFYEYPELEFSDIIEVGSIPELRKKAKFIAIPSTSGTASEITAFSVITDSKKKIKYPIVSPEIIPDIAIIDPEIPATMPSHITANTGMDVMAHAVESFVSTNASDYTDPLALRAIDLVFKYLADAVKDGNDMTAREKMHNASTMAGMAFSNASLGIIHSLAHKIGGELHITHGLANAILLPYVIEFNYEAAREKFEYVERFLGIDSLADAIRELNKKVNIPASFNDIDWMDFTADDFEAVLDRMSQNALEDPCTLTNPEQPTIEDMKELYKKSFYGE
- a CDS encoding transcriptional regulator, with translation MEIIRQTNRTVLLEEVNPEKLDLITLIGNVKGVESLDDEKIKEINEHLLIRDFQDFLDKFTPTIYSYYNAASQRIIYTLERPEGVPENNVSEIRLDQNNDFLKMLFTLIDTKKNQGRRNVDFKFENVLDMISPKKVMEDIKQVRKEINYLYEKYEKLEEEDPKKLKLGDKLNVKFEEASRNYNNVLGMLPLAIEDVKTRLLLGESQDEAEAEEVQIGMLTMGDEGELKIVEISKEEQEALPVSVDEERSAALVEIFEEDYEEITENPTPYVKDLVTRTFAPIAVTDSNVDVEREIANYNNYLEFYKQSKDNFVQTAKPLIEKILGVKMFFDQYQTDDNGMRPTLLVTNCKVDMMVKTNNKPRIDTYLNTVNGKNSFENTIWFGIFPAVEMDSVDRIETRRERFKGTDKDDMPPGNTLESLTAILDLAMKYKIQIFFNFQANEATTFNDIATKGMDKYLNKTEVLLRQNYSEFAIPCLPNFSVIPEDKSGVILDKKMVKSKDGGVALSQQREDILKLWLKGVYIDASYVAAGTVAAYQCPDYLDKNFKNVTNMFPGIRFDIESGDNALKIPTTLAKEITGFTNKIKNTINKNNFGFVFSSENAQMNGMTINRITVYKARSMAITDDGFDSIYKTLVSTYIERILRFQTSDFKQDKIIRFFSNNPNSQKSIWINNKGFVNSVLQTGDDISYEIDLDNNVCHLNIVFNGNIKNLEVNITKSTTAVG
- a CDS encoding nicotinate phosphoribosyltransferase; translated protein: MDKINLTLLTDFYELTMANGYLENGLGDKIAYFDMFFRKVPDNGGFAIMTGVEQLIQYFKNLSFDERDIEYLRSKGVFSEKFLEYLQNFEFRCDVWAIPEGTPIFPNEPVVTVRGPVIEAQFVETMILLTINHQSLIATKANRIVRAAQGRAVMEFGSRRAHGYDGAIYGARAAYIGGCVGTACTIAEREFNIPAIGTMAHSWVQLFPSELDAFRAYARVYPDNCVLLVDTYNVLKSGIPNAIKVFNEEIVPKGFRPQGIRIDSGDITYLSREARKALDEAGFEDCKVVASNSLDEYIIRDILLQGAEVDQFGVGERLITSKSEPVFGGVYKLVAIEENGRIVPRIKLSENVAKITNPGFKQVWRFFDKDTGKAMADVLTMHDEIIDESKPYELFDPEHTWKRKTVRNFKAKRLLKKIFDKGSCVYKCPELSEVKHYCQQQIETLWDAVVRFENPHKYFVDLSEPLWEMKQELLQQHSAK